GTGAAGGATTTAGAGCGAAAGGCAATTGAATGGAGAAAAACGAATAAATAACATATTGAATTAATAAAAAATTTTTTATTTGGCTGCAATTTGCCGAGTAATGCCAATGCTTTGCCTGGTGTATTATTCAGACCTTTATAATTACTTAATGAAAGAAGCCTAATTTCAAAAAAATAGGCTTCTTTTTTATTCACTCTATTTACTTAAGTGCAAATGTAAGTTCAGCTTCACAAGCTATTTGTCCGTCAACTGTTGCGACTGCTTTACCTTTACCAATCGGTCCACGCATTTTCACTAGTTCAACCTCTAGTCTCAGTTGATCACCTGGTACTACTTGTCTTTTAAAGCGGCAATTATCTATACCAGCAAATAATGCTAGTTTACCTTTATTTTGTTCAAGACTTAACGCGGCAACTCCTCCAACTTGTGCTAAAGCTTCTACAATTAGTACTCCTGGCATTACAGGATAGTCAGGGAAATGACCATTAAAAAACTCTTCGTTAGCTGTTACATTTTTAATACCAACTGCACGTTTACCTTCTTCGTGCTCGATGATGCGATCTACTAATAAAAATGGGTAACGATGCGGAAGAATTTCTTTAATTGCTTTAATATCTAACATTTTATGTAGTCCTCCTAATTTGTAAAGATTCATTATGTTAATAAAAAAGAAGCAAGTCTTAAGACCAGCTTCTATGCGCTATAAATATAATACTATCTTATTTTGTAAGTTAACGCAAACCAATAATGACCGCTCATTTGCTTACTAATATTACTCCAATTACTCTATAAGAGCTAAAACGGTAAGTTTCTTAATCAATTAAACCAATATTTATATATTATATTTACAGAAAATTTATAAAAGTTTGAAATTTTGTAAAGTATTTGACAGACGAAAGAAACCGATTTTTTTATCATTGAGTTAGAACAAGAAAGAGATGCTGCTCTTCAGGACAAAAGTGTGTATCGCCCATTTTGTTTCTCAATAAATCCTTTTTCACATAGTTCATTCATTACATAGGATACGCTTACACGTGATGAACCAACTACATAAGCTAGTTCTTGGTGAGTGAATGGGATCGTAATTGTTATACCCTTAGGTGTTTCCTTACCATATAAGGATGCTAATTGGCGCAACATTGTTAAGACACGCTCTCCTACATCTGAGAAACTCATCAACCTTGTTTGGAGAAGTAGAGCTGATTCTTTATTACTTAGCGATCTTAGCGTTTTAAGAATGAGTTCTGGCTCACTCAAAACGATATCGCGAAATGTTGATTTTGGAATTCGAAGAACACGTGCGATTGACGAGGTAGAAGCGTTATATCCATATGCTTCATCTGCCCATACGTTTGATTCTCCAATTAGATTACC
This genomic interval from Gottfriedia acidiceleris contains the following:
- the fabZ gene encoding 3-hydroxyacyl-ACP dehydratase FabZ — translated: MLDIKAIKEILPHRYPFLLVDRIIEHEEGKRAVGIKNVTANEEFFNGHFPDYPVMPGVLIVEALAQVGGVAALSLEQNKGKLALFAGIDNCRFKRQVVPGDQLRLEVELVKMRGPIGKGKAVATVDGQIACEAELTFALK
- a CDS encoding Crp/Fnr family transcriptional regulator; protein product: MNHQSLWFEQGEWIAAPFLKVGKELSFSREVVLFQQDENHPFVYLVLEGRIRIYLLSPNGAERHLYIVGSGNLIGESNVWADEAYGYNASTSSIARVLRIPKSTFRDIVLSEPELILKTLRSLSNKESALLLQTRLMSFSDVGERVLTMLRQLASLYGKETPKGITITIPFTHQELAYVVGSSRVSVSYVMNELCEKGFIEKQNGRYTLLS